The following coding sequences lie in one Rutidosis leptorrhynchoides isolate AG116_Rl617_1_P2 chromosome 6, CSIRO_AGI_Rlap_v1, whole genome shotgun sequence genomic window:
- the LOC139851406 gene encoding NDR1/HIN1-like protein 13, with protein MPTPSFTHHHHHSTNHHHTSTSSHHHNHTRHHNNKNNSNNQPALNNTILPPSSHTTTTTTNNNNNRRNNQQQHYIPSSTSSSTSASIRGCCCCLLLLLSFLLLVTIIVVLVIVFAVKPKKPHFNLQQVSVQYINLATISTTTLPTSASISLAVRMLFIAENHNKVAIKYGVSTFNIMYRGIPLGRGTVPGFYQPAHSVREIESLVTVDRVNLMQTDAADLIKDASVNDRVELRILGDVNAKIRILGLTSPSVQASVDCAIAISPTKRALTSKQCGFDGLQV; from the exons ATGCCAACACCGTCATtcacccaccaccaccatcacagCACCAACCACCATCACACATCAACTTCCTCCCACCACCATAACCACACCCGCCACCACAATAACAAAAATAACAGCAACAATCAACCAGCTCTCAACAATACAATTCTCCCACCATCCtcacacaccaccaccaccaccaccaacaacaacaacaaccgccgtAACAATCAACAACAACATTACATTCCTTCCTCCACGTCATCATCCACGTCAGCATCAATTCGCGGTTGCTGCTGTTGCTTACTCCTATTACTCTCTTTCCTTCTACTCGTTACCATCATAGTCGTCCTAGTCATCGTCTTCGCTGTCAAACCTAAAAAGCCACACTTCAATCTTCAACAAGTTTCCGTACAATACATCAACCTCGCAACTATCTCAACCACCACTCTCCCTACAAGCGCGTCGATATCACTCGCGGTACGGATGCTGTTCATTGCTGAGAATCATAATAAAGTGGCGATTAAATACGGAGTGTCTACATTTAATATAATGTACCGTGGAATTCCGTTGGGTCGGGGCACCGTACCCGGGTTTTATCAACCGGCTCATAGTGTTAGGGAGATTGAAAGTCTGGTCACGGTGGATCGGGTCAATTTGATGCAAACGGATGCCGCTGATTTGATTAAAGATGCTTCGGTTAATGATCGGGTCGAATTACGGATTTTGGGCGATGTTAATGCCAAGATTCGGATCCTCGGGTTAACTTCACCCTCTGTTCAG GCATCCGTTGATTGTGCAATAGCCATAAGCCCGACCAAGAGAGCTCTCACTTCCAAACAATGTGGATTTGATGGTTTGCAAGTATGA